One stretch of Passer domesticus isolate bPasDom1 chromosome 2, bPasDom1.hap1, whole genome shotgun sequence DNA includes these proteins:
- the LOC135295569 gene encoding lymphotactin-like codes for MKLHTAAILLLFWLGVFTVHTVKGSAISQSMRKFRCVDLSTKQLNIRNLVSYEKQQVPTDAIMFITAGGIKICVSPNQKWVQAAIKRIDERRAAKRK; via the exons ATGAAGCTCCACACCGCAGCAATCCTGCTCCTCTTCTGGCTTGGTGTCTTCACTGTGCACACAGTCAAAG GGAGCGCTATCAGTCAATCCATGCGCAAATTCAGGTGTGTAGATCTGTCTACAAAGCAGTTGAACATCCGAAATCTTGTGAGCTATGAAAAGCAACAAGTACCAACAGATGCCATCAT GTTCATCACTGCAGGAGGTATCAAGATCTGTGTAAGTCCTAATCAGAAATGGGTTCAGGCTGCTATAAAGAGAATAGATGAAAGACGTGCTGCCAAACGCAAATAA